A single window of Arvicanthis niloticus isolate mArvNil1 chromosome 20, mArvNil1.pat.X, whole genome shotgun sequence DNA harbors:
- the Cchcr1 gene encoding coiled-coil alpha-helical rod protein 1 isoform X7, whose protein sequence is MLPPSGFAGLVPPSHFQARPLPTLPRMGPSWASDVPLVQSAASQDVLERRLDAQRTVTMWGQDFCGEGQGLGRRGRSLELGVSGALSQQAELISRQLQELRRLEEEVRSLRETSLQQKMRLETQAMELDALAVAEKAGQAEAEGLRTALAGAEMVRKNLEEAKQRELEEIQSLHQEQLSSLTQAHQKALDSLTSKAESLEKSLNSLEMKRAGEAKQLAMAQKEADLLRSQLSKTQEELEAQVTLVESLRKYVGEQAPPEAPSQAWELERKKLLDTLKHLKEDRADLQATVELLQVRVQSLTHMLALQEEELTRKIQPLDPLEPEFPKKCRSLLRGWREKVFALMVQLKAQDLQHRESTTRLREQVAQLQEQATAQSQEQAILQRALQDKTAQVEVELMSIKTLQMELNQAQEARRRQEQQTASAEEQLKFVVSAMNSTQAKLQSTMTRVDQAVARIPSLSNRLSYAVRKVHTIKGLMARKVALAQLRLERCPPSEPAPPLDTYLSLELEQLREERNRLDAELQLSAHLIQQEVGRAREQGEAERRQLTEVAQQLEQELQRAQESLASVGQQLEAARQSQQESTEEAASLRQELTQQQEIYGQALQEKVAEVETRLREQLSDTKRRLNDARREQAKAVVSLRQIQHKATREKERNQELRRLQEEARKEEGQRLARRVQELERDKNLMLATLKQEGLLLRYKQQRLLAVLPSEVGKKCSPRPVEPPAPQSPAASPPKESMKGSLTVLLDNLQGLSEAISRDEAIYLEDNQNTKSPPDPLLIRSFREGE, encoded by the exons ATGTTGCCACCATCAG GTTTTGCTGGGCTGGTTCCTCCCTCCCACTTCCAAGCTCGGCCCCTTCCAACTCTTCCAAGAATGGGCCCATCCTGGGCTTCAGACGTTCCTTTGGTCCAATCTGCAGCCAGCCAAGATGTCTTAGAGAGACGGCTAGATGCTCAGAGGACAGTGACCATGTGGGGACAGGATTTCTGTGGAGAAGGGCAGGGGCTAGGGCGGAGAGGCAG GTCTCTGGAGCTGGGGGTCTCTGGTGCCCTGAGCCAGCAGGCTGAGCTGATCTCTCGACAGCTCCAAGAGTTGCGGCGGCTGGAGGAGGAAGTCCGGTCCCTACGGGAGACCTCCCTGCAGCAGAAGATGAGGTTAGAGACTCAGGCCATGGAGCTGGATGCCCTTGCAGTGGCCGAGAAGGCCGGGCAAGCTGAGGCTGAGGGCCTGCGCACAGCCTTGGCCGGAGCCGAAATGGTTCGGAAGAACCTGGAAGAGGCAAAGCAGAGGGAGTTGGAGGAGATTCAGAGTCTGCACCAAGAGCAG CTGTCCTCCCTGACGCAGGCTCACCAGAAGGCTCTCGACAGTCTGACCAGCAAGGCCGAGAGCTTGGAGAAGTCTCTCAACAGCCTGGAAATGAAACGGGCAGGGGAAGCCAAGCAGCTGGCTATGGCCCAGAAGGAGGCTGACCTGCTTAGGAGCCAACTGAG TAAGACCCAAGAAGAGCTGGAAGCTCAGGTGACCTTGGTCGAAAGTCTGAGGAAGTATGTGGGGGAGCAAGCCCCTCCTGAGGCTCCTAGCCAGGCGTGGGAGCTGGAACGGAAGAAGCTTCTAGACACCTTGAAG CACTTGAAGGAGGACCGGGCTGACCTTCAGGCCACTGTGGAGCTACTGCAGGTACGAGTACAGAGCCTCACACACATGCTCGCCCTGCAGGAAGAGGAGCTGACCCGGAAG ATCCAGCCTTTAGATCCCTTGGAGCCCGAGTTTCCGAAGAAGTGCCGCTCGCTGCTGCGCGGCTGGCGGGAGAAGGTGTTTGCCCTCATGGTGCAGCTCAAAGCCCAGGACCTGCAGCACAGGGAGTCCACGACGAGGCTGAGGGAACAG GTGGCACAGCTGCAGGAACAAGCGACCGCCCAAAGCCAGGAGCAGGCCATCTTGCAGCGTGCCCTGCAAGACAAAACTGCACAGGTGGAGGTGGAGCTGATGAGCATCAAG ACCCTGCAGATGGAGCTGAATCAGGCTCAGGAGGCCAGGCGGAGGCAGGAACAGCAGACAGCCTCCGCTGAGGAGCAGCTGAAGTTTGTGGTCAGCGCTATGAACAG CACTCAGGCCAAACTCCAGAGCACCATGACCAGGGTGGATCAGGCCGTAGCCCGGATTCCCAGCCTCAGCAACCGGCTCAGCTATGCTGTCCGTAAGGTCCACACCATTAAGG GTCTGATGGCTCGAAAGGTGGCTCTTGCTCAGCTGCGCCTGGAGAG ATGTCCTCCGTCCGAACCTGCACCCCCACTGGATACATACCTGAGCCTTGAGCTGGAGCAGCTTCGGGAAGAGCGGAACCGCCTGGACGCAGAGCTGCAGCTGAGCGCCCACCTCATCCAGCAGGAGGTGGGCCGGGCACGGGAACAAG GGGAGGCAGAGCGCCGGCAGCTGACTGAGGTGGCCCagcagctggagcaggagctgcagCGCGCCCAGGAATCCCTGGCCAGCGTTGGGCAGCAGTTGGAGGCAGCCCGTCAGAGCCAGCAGGAGAGCACAGAGGAAGCTGCCAGCCTCCGGCAGGAGCTGACCCAGCAGCAGGAGATCTACGGGCAAG CTCTGCAAGAGAAGGTGGCCGAGGTGGAAACCCGGCTTCGGGAGCAGCTCTCAGACACAAAGAGGAGGCTGAACGATGCCCGGAGGGAGCAGGCCAAGGCCG TGGTTTCCTTGCGCCAGATCCAGCACAAAGCCACTCGGGAAAAGGAGCGCAACCAGGAGCTCAGGCGGCTGCAGGAGGAGGCCCGGAAGGAAGAGGGACAGCGGCTGGCCCGGCGAGTGCAGGAGCTAGAGCGGGACAAGAACCTCATGCTG gccaccttgaagcaggAGGGTCTCCTCTTGCGTTACAAGCAGCAGCGCCTGTTAGCAGTGCTTCCCTCTGAAGTGGGTAAGAAGTGCAGCCCCCGGCCTGTAGAGCCCCCAGCACCTCAGTCTCCTGCAGCTTCACCGCCCAAGGAATCTATGAAAG GCTCCCTGACTGTCCTGCTTGATAACCTGCAAGGCCTGAGCGAGGCCATTTCCAGAGATGAAGCTATTTATCTGGAAGATAACCAGAACACCAAGAGCCCTCCAGATCCACTGCTGATCCGGAGCTTCCGGGAGGGGGAGTGA
- the Cchcr1 gene encoding coiled-coil alpha-helical rod protein 1 isoform X1 gives MWPYSSGARPWANSLIGNDPEIMARWCLDGLSNGPTIPWRGLWRLGSLYYVHRVLSCRDRRHIRRKGNIGDWRQDLEDSYNREMLPPSGFAGLVPPSHFQARPLPTLPRMGPSWASDVPLVQSAASQDVLERRLDAQRTVTMWGQDFCGEGQGLGRRGRSLELGVSGALSQQAELISRQLQELRRLEEEVRSLRETSLQQKMRLETQAMELDALAVAEKAGQAEAEGLRTALAGAEMVRKNLEEAKQRELEEIQSLHQEQLSSLTQAHQKALDSLTSKAESLEKSLNSLEMKRAGEAKQLAMAQKEADLLRSQLSKTQEELEAQVTLVESLRKYVGEQAPPEAPSQAWELERKKLLDTLKHLKEDRADLQATVELLQVRVQSLTHMLALQEEELTRKIQPLDPLEPEFPKKCRSLLRGWREKVFALMVQLKAQDLQHRESTTRLREQVAQLQEQATAQSQEQAILQRALQDKTAQVEVELMSIKTLQMELNQAQEARRRQEQQTASAEEQLKFVVSAMNSTQAKLQSTMTRVDQAVARIPSLSNRLSYAVRKVHTIKGLMARKVALAQLRLERCPPSEPAPPLDTYLSLELEQLREERNRLDAELQLSAHLIQQEVGRAREQGEAERRQLTEVAQQLEQELQRAQESLASVGQQLEAARQSQQESTEEAASLRQELTQQQEIYGQALQEKVAEVETRLREQLSDTKRRLNDARREQAKAVVSLRQIQHKATREKERNQELRRLQEEARKEEGQRLARRVQELERDKNLMLATLKQEGLLLRYKQQRLLAVLPSEVGKKCSPRPVEPPAPQSPAASPPKESMKGSLTVLLDNLQGLSEAISRDEAIYLEDNQNTKSPPDPLLIRSFREGE, from the exons ATGTGGCCTTATTCTTCTGGGGCCAGGCCTTGGGCTAACTCTTTAATAGGAAATGACCCAGAAATCATGGCTCGATGGTGCCTAGATGGGCTTTCCAACGGCCCTACCATTCCATGGCGAGGACTGTGGAGATTGGGCTCCCTATACTATGTACACAGAGTCCTGAGCTGCAGGGATCGTAGACACATAAGGAGGAAG GGGAACATAGGTGATTGGAGACAAGATCTAGAGGATTCATATAACAGGGAGATGTTGCCACCATCAG GTTTTGCTGGGCTGGTTCCTCCCTCCCACTTCCAAGCTCGGCCCCTTCCAACTCTTCCAAGAATGGGCCCATCCTGGGCTTCAGACGTTCCTTTGGTCCAATCTGCAGCCAGCCAAGATGTCTTAGAGAGACGGCTAGATGCTCAGAGGACAGTGACCATGTGGGGACAGGATTTCTGTGGAGAAGGGCAGGGGCTAGGGCGGAGAGGCAG GTCTCTGGAGCTGGGGGTCTCTGGTGCCCTGAGCCAGCAGGCTGAGCTGATCTCTCGACAGCTCCAAGAGTTGCGGCGGCTGGAGGAGGAAGTCCGGTCCCTACGGGAGACCTCCCTGCAGCAGAAGATGAGGTTAGAGACTCAGGCCATGGAGCTGGATGCCCTTGCAGTGGCCGAGAAGGCCGGGCAAGCTGAGGCTGAGGGCCTGCGCACAGCCTTGGCCGGAGCCGAAATGGTTCGGAAGAACCTGGAAGAGGCAAAGCAGAGGGAGTTGGAGGAGATTCAGAGTCTGCACCAAGAGCAG CTGTCCTCCCTGACGCAGGCTCACCAGAAGGCTCTCGACAGTCTGACCAGCAAGGCCGAGAGCTTGGAGAAGTCTCTCAACAGCCTGGAAATGAAACGGGCAGGGGAAGCCAAGCAGCTGGCTATGGCCCAGAAGGAGGCTGACCTGCTTAGGAGCCAACTGAG TAAGACCCAAGAAGAGCTGGAAGCTCAGGTGACCTTGGTCGAAAGTCTGAGGAAGTATGTGGGGGAGCAAGCCCCTCCTGAGGCTCCTAGCCAGGCGTGGGAGCTGGAACGGAAGAAGCTTCTAGACACCTTGAAG CACTTGAAGGAGGACCGGGCTGACCTTCAGGCCACTGTGGAGCTACTGCAGGTACGAGTACAGAGCCTCACACACATGCTCGCCCTGCAGGAAGAGGAGCTGACCCGGAAG ATCCAGCCTTTAGATCCCTTGGAGCCCGAGTTTCCGAAGAAGTGCCGCTCGCTGCTGCGCGGCTGGCGGGAGAAGGTGTTTGCCCTCATGGTGCAGCTCAAAGCCCAGGACCTGCAGCACAGGGAGTCCACGACGAGGCTGAGGGAACAG GTGGCACAGCTGCAGGAACAAGCGACCGCCCAAAGCCAGGAGCAGGCCATCTTGCAGCGTGCCCTGCAAGACAAAACTGCACAGGTGGAGGTGGAGCTGATGAGCATCAAG ACCCTGCAGATGGAGCTGAATCAGGCTCAGGAGGCCAGGCGGAGGCAGGAACAGCAGACAGCCTCCGCTGAGGAGCAGCTGAAGTTTGTGGTCAGCGCTATGAACAG CACTCAGGCCAAACTCCAGAGCACCATGACCAGGGTGGATCAGGCCGTAGCCCGGATTCCCAGCCTCAGCAACCGGCTCAGCTATGCTGTCCGTAAGGTCCACACCATTAAGG GTCTGATGGCTCGAAAGGTGGCTCTTGCTCAGCTGCGCCTGGAGAG ATGTCCTCCGTCCGAACCTGCACCCCCACTGGATACATACCTGAGCCTTGAGCTGGAGCAGCTTCGGGAAGAGCGGAACCGCCTGGACGCAGAGCTGCAGCTGAGCGCCCACCTCATCCAGCAGGAGGTGGGCCGGGCACGGGAACAAG GGGAGGCAGAGCGCCGGCAGCTGACTGAGGTGGCCCagcagctggagcaggagctgcagCGCGCCCAGGAATCCCTGGCCAGCGTTGGGCAGCAGTTGGAGGCAGCCCGTCAGAGCCAGCAGGAGAGCACAGAGGAAGCTGCCAGCCTCCGGCAGGAGCTGACCCAGCAGCAGGAGATCTACGGGCAAG CTCTGCAAGAGAAGGTGGCCGAGGTGGAAACCCGGCTTCGGGAGCAGCTCTCAGACACAAAGAGGAGGCTGAACGATGCCCGGAGGGAGCAGGCCAAGGCCG TGGTTTCCTTGCGCCAGATCCAGCACAAAGCCACTCGGGAAAAGGAGCGCAACCAGGAGCTCAGGCGGCTGCAGGAGGAGGCCCGGAAGGAAGAGGGACAGCGGCTGGCCCGGCGAGTGCAGGAGCTAGAGCGGGACAAGAACCTCATGCTG gccaccttgaagcaggAGGGTCTCCTCTTGCGTTACAAGCAGCAGCGCCTGTTAGCAGTGCTTCCCTCTGAAGTGGGTAAGAAGTGCAGCCCCCGGCCTGTAGAGCCCCCAGCACCTCAGTCTCCTGCAGCTTCACCGCCCAAGGAATCTATGAAAG GCTCCCTGACTGTCCTGCTTGATAACCTGCAAGGCCTGAGCGAGGCCATTTCCAGAGATGAAGCTATTTATCTGGAAGATAACCAGAACACCAAGAGCCCTCCAGATCCACTGCTGATCCGGAGCTTCCGGGAGGGGGAGTGA
- the Cchcr1 gene encoding coiled-coil alpha-helical rod protein 1 isoform X8 → MWPYSSGARPWANSLIGNDPEIMARWCLDGLSNGPTIPWRGLWRLGSLYYVHRVLSCRDRRHIRRKVKAPPRILSLELGVSGALSQQAELISRQLQELRRLEEEVRSLRETSLQQKMRLETQAMELDALAVAEKAGQAEAEGLRTALAGAEMVRKNLEEAKQRELEEIQSLHQEQLSSLTQAHQKALDSLTSKAESLEKSLNSLEMKRAGEAKQLAMAQKEADLLRSQLSKTQEELEAQVTLVESLRKYVGEQAPPEAPSQAWELERKKLLDTLKHLKEDRADLQATVELLQVRVQSLTHMLALQEEELTRKIQPLDPLEPEFPKKCRSLLRGWREKVFALMVQLKAQDLQHRESTTRLREQVAQLQEQATAQSQEQAILQRALQDKTAQVEVELMSIKTLQMELNQAQEARRRQEQQTASAEEQLKFVVSAMNSTQAKLQSTMTRVDQAVARIPSLSNRLSYAVRKVHTIKGLMARKVALAQLRLERCPPSEPAPPLDTYLSLELEQLREERNRLDAELQLSAHLIQQEVGRAREQGEAERRQLTEVAQQLEQELQRAQESLASVGQQLEAARQSQQESTEEAASLRQELTQQQEIYGQALQEKVAEVETRLREQLSDTKRRLNDARREQAKAVVSLRQIQHKATREKERNQELRRLQEEARKEEGQRLARRVQELERDKNLMLATLKQEGLLLRYKQQRLLAVLPSEVGKKCSPRPVEPPAPQSPAASPPKESMKGSLTVLLDNLQGLSEAISRDEAIYLEDNQNTKSPPDPLLIRSFREGE, encoded by the exons ATGTGGCCTTATTCTTCTGGGGCCAGGCCTTGGGCTAACTCTTTAATAGGAAATGACCCAGAAATCATGGCTCGATGGTGCCTAGATGGGCTTTCCAACGGCCCTACCATTCCATGGCGAGGACTGTGGAGATTGGGCTCCCTATACTATGTACACAGAGTCCTGAGCTGCAGGGATCGTAGACACATAAGGAGGAAGGTAAAGGCACCACCCAGAATCCT GTCTCTGGAGCTGGGGGTCTCTGGTGCCCTGAGCCAGCAGGCTGAGCTGATCTCTCGACAGCTCCAAGAGTTGCGGCGGCTGGAGGAGGAAGTCCGGTCCCTACGGGAGACCTCCCTGCAGCAGAAGATGAGGTTAGAGACTCAGGCCATGGAGCTGGATGCCCTTGCAGTGGCCGAGAAGGCCGGGCAAGCTGAGGCTGAGGGCCTGCGCACAGCCTTGGCCGGAGCCGAAATGGTTCGGAAGAACCTGGAAGAGGCAAAGCAGAGGGAGTTGGAGGAGATTCAGAGTCTGCACCAAGAGCAG CTGTCCTCCCTGACGCAGGCTCACCAGAAGGCTCTCGACAGTCTGACCAGCAAGGCCGAGAGCTTGGAGAAGTCTCTCAACAGCCTGGAAATGAAACGGGCAGGGGAAGCCAAGCAGCTGGCTATGGCCCAGAAGGAGGCTGACCTGCTTAGGAGCCAACTGAG TAAGACCCAAGAAGAGCTGGAAGCTCAGGTGACCTTGGTCGAAAGTCTGAGGAAGTATGTGGGGGAGCAAGCCCCTCCTGAGGCTCCTAGCCAGGCGTGGGAGCTGGAACGGAAGAAGCTTCTAGACACCTTGAAG CACTTGAAGGAGGACCGGGCTGACCTTCAGGCCACTGTGGAGCTACTGCAGGTACGAGTACAGAGCCTCACACACATGCTCGCCCTGCAGGAAGAGGAGCTGACCCGGAAG ATCCAGCCTTTAGATCCCTTGGAGCCCGAGTTTCCGAAGAAGTGCCGCTCGCTGCTGCGCGGCTGGCGGGAGAAGGTGTTTGCCCTCATGGTGCAGCTCAAAGCCCAGGACCTGCAGCACAGGGAGTCCACGACGAGGCTGAGGGAACAG GTGGCACAGCTGCAGGAACAAGCGACCGCCCAAAGCCAGGAGCAGGCCATCTTGCAGCGTGCCCTGCAAGACAAAACTGCACAGGTGGAGGTGGAGCTGATGAGCATCAAG ACCCTGCAGATGGAGCTGAATCAGGCTCAGGAGGCCAGGCGGAGGCAGGAACAGCAGACAGCCTCCGCTGAGGAGCAGCTGAAGTTTGTGGTCAGCGCTATGAACAG CACTCAGGCCAAACTCCAGAGCACCATGACCAGGGTGGATCAGGCCGTAGCCCGGATTCCCAGCCTCAGCAACCGGCTCAGCTATGCTGTCCGTAAGGTCCACACCATTAAGG GTCTGATGGCTCGAAAGGTGGCTCTTGCTCAGCTGCGCCTGGAGAG ATGTCCTCCGTCCGAACCTGCACCCCCACTGGATACATACCTGAGCCTTGAGCTGGAGCAGCTTCGGGAAGAGCGGAACCGCCTGGACGCAGAGCTGCAGCTGAGCGCCCACCTCATCCAGCAGGAGGTGGGCCGGGCACGGGAACAAG GGGAGGCAGAGCGCCGGCAGCTGACTGAGGTGGCCCagcagctggagcaggagctgcagCGCGCCCAGGAATCCCTGGCCAGCGTTGGGCAGCAGTTGGAGGCAGCCCGTCAGAGCCAGCAGGAGAGCACAGAGGAAGCTGCCAGCCTCCGGCAGGAGCTGACCCAGCAGCAGGAGATCTACGGGCAAG CTCTGCAAGAGAAGGTGGCCGAGGTGGAAACCCGGCTTCGGGAGCAGCTCTCAGACACAAAGAGGAGGCTGAACGATGCCCGGAGGGAGCAGGCCAAGGCCG TGGTTTCCTTGCGCCAGATCCAGCACAAAGCCACTCGGGAAAAGGAGCGCAACCAGGAGCTCAGGCGGCTGCAGGAGGAGGCCCGGAAGGAAGAGGGACAGCGGCTGGCCCGGCGAGTGCAGGAGCTAGAGCGGGACAAGAACCTCATGCTG gccaccttgaagcaggAGGGTCTCCTCTTGCGTTACAAGCAGCAGCGCCTGTTAGCAGTGCTTCCCTCTGAAGTGGGTAAGAAGTGCAGCCCCCGGCCTGTAGAGCCCCCAGCACCTCAGTCTCCTGCAGCTTCACCGCCCAAGGAATCTATGAAAG GCTCCCTGACTGTCCTGCTTGATAACCTGCAAGGCCTGAGCGAGGCCATTTCCAGAGATGAAGCTATTTATCTGGAAGATAACCAGAACACCAAGAGCCCTCCAGATCCACTGCTGATCCGGAGCTTCCGGGAGGGGGAGTGA
- the Cchcr1 gene encoding coiled-coil alpha-helical rod protein 1 isoform X9 yields MRLETQAMELDALAVAEKAGQAEAEGLRTALAGAEMVRKNLEEAKQRELEEIQSLHQEQLSSLTQAHQKALDSLTSKAESLEKSLNSLEMKRAGEAKQLAMAQKEADLLRSQLSKTQEELEAQVTLVESLRKYVGEQAPPEAPSQAWELERKKLLDTLKHLKEDRADLQATVELLQVRVQSLTHMLALQEEELTRKIQPLDPLEPEFPKKCRSLLRGWREKVFALMVQLKAQDLQHRESTTRLREQVAQLQEQATAQSQEQAILQRALQDKTAQVEVELMSIKTLQMELNQAQEARRRQEQQTASAEEQLKFVVSAMNSTQAKLQSTMTRVDQAVARIPSLSNRLSYAVRKVHTIKGLMARKVALAQLRLERCPPSEPAPPLDTYLSLELEQLREERNRLDAELQLSAHLIQQEVGRAREQGEAERRQLTEVAQQLEQELQRAQESLASVGQQLEAARQSQQESTEEAASLRQELTQQQEIYGQALQEKVAEVETRLREQLSDTKRRLNDARREQAKAVVSLRQIQHKATREKERNQELRRLQEEARKEEGQRLARRVQELERDKNLMLATLKQEGLLLRYKQQRLLAVLPSEVGKKCSPRPVEPPAPQSPAASPPKESMKGSLTVLLDNLQGLSEAISRDEAIYLEDNQNTKSPPDPLLIRSFREGE; encoded by the exons ATGAGGTTAGAGACTCAGGCCATGGAGCTGGATGCCCTTGCAGTGGCCGAGAAGGCCGGGCAAGCTGAGGCTGAGGGCCTGCGCACAGCCTTGGCCGGAGCCGAAATGGTTCGGAAGAACCTGGAAGAGGCAAAGCAGAGGGAGTTGGAGGAGATTCAGAGTCTGCACCAAGAGCAG CTGTCCTCCCTGACGCAGGCTCACCAGAAGGCTCTCGACAGTCTGACCAGCAAGGCCGAGAGCTTGGAGAAGTCTCTCAACAGCCTGGAAATGAAACGGGCAGGGGAAGCCAAGCAGCTGGCTATGGCCCAGAAGGAGGCTGACCTGCTTAGGAGCCAACTGAG TAAGACCCAAGAAGAGCTGGAAGCTCAGGTGACCTTGGTCGAAAGTCTGAGGAAGTATGTGGGGGAGCAAGCCCCTCCTGAGGCTCCTAGCCAGGCGTGGGAGCTGGAACGGAAGAAGCTTCTAGACACCTTGAAG CACTTGAAGGAGGACCGGGCTGACCTTCAGGCCACTGTGGAGCTACTGCAGGTACGAGTACAGAGCCTCACACACATGCTCGCCCTGCAGGAAGAGGAGCTGACCCGGAAG ATCCAGCCTTTAGATCCCTTGGAGCCCGAGTTTCCGAAGAAGTGCCGCTCGCTGCTGCGCGGCTGGCGGGAGAAGGTGTTTGCCCTCATGGTGCAGCTCAAAGCCCAGGACCTGCAGCACAGGGAGTCCACGACGAGGCTGAGGGAACAG GTGGCACAGCTGCAGGAACAAGCGACCGCCCAAAGCCAGGAGCAGGCCATCTTGCAGCGTGCCCTGCAAGACAAAACTGCACAGGTGGAGGTGGAGCTGATGAGCATCAAG ACCCTGCAGATGGAGCTGAATCAGGCTCAGGAGGCCAGGCGGAGGCAGGAACAGCAGACAGCCTCCGCTGAGGAGCAGCTGAAGTTTGTGGTCAGCGCTATGAACAG CACTCAGGCCAAACTCCAGAGCACCATGACCAGGGTGGATCAGGCCGTAGCCCGGATTCCCAGCCTCAGCAACCGGCTCAGCTATGCTGTCCGTAAGGTCCACACCATTAAGG GTCTGATGGCTCGAAAGGTGGCTCTTGCTCAGCTGCGCCTGGAGAG ATGTCCTCCGTCCGAACCTGCACCCCCACTGGATACATACCTGAGCCTTGAGCTGGAGCAGCTTCGGGAAGAGCGGAACCGCCTGGACGCAGAGCTGCAGCTGAGCGCCCACCTCATCCAGCAGGAGGTGGGCCGGGCACGGGAACAAG GGGAGGCAGAGCGCCGGCAGCTGACTGAGGTGGCCCagcagctggagcaggagctgcagCGCGCCCAGGAATCCCTGGCCAGCGTTGGGCAGCAGTTGGAGGCAGCCCGTCAGAGCCAGCAGGAGAGCACAGAGGAAGCTGCCAGCCTCCGGCAGGAGCTGACCCAGCAGCAGGAGATCTACGGGCAAG CTCTGCAAGAGAAGGTGGCCGAGGTGGAAACCCGGCTTCGGGAGCAGCTCTCAGACACAAAGAGGAGGCTGAACGATGCCCGGAGGGAGCAGGCCAAGGCCG TGGTTTCCTTGCGCCAGATCCAGCACAAAGCCACTCGGGAAAAGGAGCGCAACCAGGAGCTCAGGCGGCTGCAGGAGGAGGCCCGGAAGGAAGAGGGACAGCGGCTGGCCCGGCGAGTGCAGGAGCTAGAGCGGGACAAGAACCTCATGCTG gccaccttgaagcaggAGGGTCTCCTCTTGCGTTACAAGCAGCAGCGCCTGTTAGCAGTGCTTCCCTCTGAAGTGGGTAAGAAGTGCAGCCCCCGGCCTGTAGAGCCCCCAGCACCTCAGTCTCCTGCAGCTTCACCGCCCAAGGAATCTATGAAAG GCTCCCTGACTGTCCTGCTTGATAACCTGCAAGGCCTGAGCGAGGCCATTTCCAGAGATGAAGCTATTTATCTGGAAGATAACCAGAACACCAAGAGCCCTCCAGATCCACTGCTGATCCGGAGCTTCCGGGAGGGGGAGTGA